The following coding sequences lie in one Silene latifolia isolate original U9 population chromosome 5, ASM4854445v1, whole genome shotgun sequence genomic window:
- the LOC141657295 gene encoding nonsense-mediated mRNA decay factor SMG7-like — MMAVHMETPSALSSRERAQHLYTKNVELENTRHKSTHSRVPYDPTVWQQIRENYEAIILEDHTFSEQHEIELALWQLHYRRIEELRALFKAAVSSNTASVTQNGKGGPARPDRLSIIRGQFKTFLSEATGFYHELILKIRAKYGLPLNFFSDDPENQFILSKDGHKSTDMTKGLLSCHRCLIYLGDLARYKGIYGDEECKSRDFAAASSYYAQASSLWPSSGNPHHQLAIVASYHGDEFATIYRYFRSLAVGSPFSTARDNLIIAFERNRQNYLQLLGDSKTSKAKVVVPRMNSKVRGRGEAKSFSKDIRSQSTPSKEKAVSIPETFKAFTVKFVRVNGILFTRTSLETFADVLSMTKNEFMVLLSSGSEEQYNFGSDAAECGLFIVRMVAILIFTVYNVNRESENQSYAEILQRSVLLQNAYTAVFEFMGHVIERCSQSHDSLSSYLLPGVLVFVEWLASHPDVATFSEPGEDQANARLFFWNACISFFNKLLLSGFSLDGEDESCFFNTGEYDEGETGNRLALWEDFELRGFLPLHPAQQILNFSGNHSLGNDGSMKEKKTRVKRIIAAGKTFSSVVRVGEQGIYFDPTMKKFIIGAEPQSCADFTPSSGPDMLMLNCIGQEPPIDKKQNVDVLKSALPMFELEDEEEVIVFKPSVVDKQADAIFTSYEDLGLVPNMTPVDSGGYNRSLSASPDEIVRQNGFNSIMRPPASVINANTPSSWPSYEPVSLANGFNNISLMGDGNLINQRPSDHPSILQSAALSLPFSQSINVNPGSGYPMAMPEVMPPKIVVNMSSQTDNVCNFKPQSISSVNSKKNPVSRPTRHTGPPPGFTPAPKCSDLPGWSSMKGENPIIDDYSWLDGYQKPFSGEKNSVFNLDTNLSGSVFNHLDKSYGVPGAISFPFPGKQASTFHVPIENHITRQEYQFSDHLKLYEQQQQPKVSQPVSLPKQFQSQSLWEGRFLV, encoded by the exons ATGATGGCTGTTCACATGGAAACTCCTTCAGCGCTTTCGTCTAGGGAGCGTGCCCAACACCTTTACACTAAG AATGTGGAATTGGAAAATACCCGACACAAGTCAACACATTCCAGAGTTCCTTATGATCCTACTGTATGGCAACAAATAAGAGAAAATTATGAAGCCATTATCCTTGAAGATCATACCTTTTCTGAGCAGCACGAAATAGAACTTGCTTTGTGGCAGCTGCACTATAGACGAATAGAAGAGCTGCGAGCTCTCTTTAAGGCAGCCGTGTCTTCAAACACAGCTTCTGTGACACAAAATGGAAAAGGTGGTCCTGCACGCCCTGATCGACTATCAATAATCCGTGGCCAGTTTAAAACCTTCCTTTCAGAAGCGACTGGATTTTATCATGAACTAATACTGAAAATTAGAGCAAAATATGGTCTACCACTGAATTTCTTCTCGGATGATCCTGAAAATCAGTTTATTCTGTCCAAGGACGGACATAAAAGCACTGATATGACGAAGGGTTTGTTATCATGTCATCGCTGCTTAATCTACCTTGGTGATCTTGCGCGATATAAAGGCATATATGGTGATGAGGAGTGTAAATCCCGAGATTTTGCGGCGGCTTCTAGTTATTACGCTCAGGCGTCATCGCTTTGGCCATCTAGTGGTAACCCTCATCATCAG CTTGCGATAGTTGCTTCATATCATGGTGATGAATTTGCAACAATATACCGTTATTTTCGGAGCTTGGCTGTTGGAAGCCCTTTCTCAACAGCAAGGGACAATCTGATCATCGCATTTGAGAGG AATAGGCAAAACTACTTACAGCTATTAGGGGATTCTAAAACTTCAAAAGCCAAGGTTGTTGTCCCTCGTATGAACTCAAAAGTGAGAGGAAGAGGTGAAGCTAAATCTTTTTCAAAAGATATTAGAAGTCAATCCACTCCAAGTAAAGAAAAGGCCGTCAGTATTCCTGAAACCTTTAAAGCTTTCACTGTAAAATTTGTTCGAGTGAATGGCATATTGTTCACACGCACAAg TCTGGAAACCTTCGCAGATGTGCTATCTATGACCAAGAATGAGTTTATGGTGCTTCTTTCTTCGGGATCTGAAGAGCAATACAACTTTGGATCAGATGCTGCTGAATGTGGACTTTTCATTGTCAGGATGGTGGCTATTCTCATTTTTACCGTGTACAATGTCAATAGAGAATCTGAGAATCAATCATATGCTGAAATTTTACAGCGCTCGGTTCTGCTCCAGAATGCATACACTGCAGTCTTTGAGTTCATGGGACATGTTATCGAGAGATGCTCACAGTCGCATGATTCTTTGTCGAGTTATCTGTTGCCTGGTGTTTTGGTGTTCGTAGAATGGTTAGCTTCCCATCCAGACGTTGCCACTTTCAGTGAACCAGGAGAAGATCAAGCTAATGCTAGATTGTTCTTCTGGAATGCCTGCATTTCCTTTTTCAACAAGCTCTTATTAAGTGGTTTCTCGCTCGATGGTGAAGATGAATCCTGTTTTTTCAACACGGGTGAATATGATGAAGGTGAAACAGGCAATCGACTTGCTTTGTGGGAGGACTTTGAGTTGAGAGGATTTCTGCCTCTTCATCCTGCACAACAAATCTTGAACTTCTCTGGGAATCATTCTTTGGGGAATGATGGCAGTATGAAAGAAAAAAAGACGCGTGTTAAGCGGATCATAGCTGCTGGAAAGACTTTCTCCAGTGTTGTCCGGGTTGGGGAGCAGGGTATCTACTTTGATCCTACTATGAAGAAATTTATTATAGGTGCTGAGCCACAATCATGCGCTGATTTCACCCCAAGCAGTGGCCCAGATATGCTTATGCTCAATTGCATTGGCCAAGAACCGCCAATTGACAAGAAACAAAATGTGGATGTTTTGAAATCAGCATTACCAATGTTTGAGCTAGAGGATGAGGAAGAGGTCATTGTTTTTAAGCCATCAGTTGTAGATAAACAGGCAGATGCGATATTTACTTCATACGAGGATCTTGGCTTGGTTCCCAATATGACTCCTGTAGATTCAGGAGGTTATAATCGATCGCTTTCAGCTTCACCCGATGAAATTGTTCGTCAAAATGGTTTCAATTCCATAATGAGACCCCCTGCTTCAGTTATTAATGCTAATACACCTTCCAGTTGGCCGTCGTACGAACCTGTTTCATTGGCAAATGGATTCAACAATATCAGTCTGATGGGTGATGGCAATTTGATAAACCAAAGGCCATCTGATCACCCTTCAATCTTACAATCAGCTGCTCTTTCACTACCTTTTTCACAATCTATCAATGTCAATCCTGGTAGTGGTTATCCTATGGCAATGCCTGAAGTTATGCCACCTAAGATTGTTGTTAATATGTCTTCGCAGACTGATAACGTATGCAATTTCAAGCCCCAGTCAATATCCTCTGTTAATTCTAAGAAGAATCCAGTCAGTAGGCCCACTAGACACACTGGTCCTCCACCTGGTTTTACCCCTGCTCCTAAATGTTCTGATCTTCCTGGTTGGTCGAGCATGAAGGGTGAAAACCCTATAATAGATGATTACAGTTGGCTAGATGGATATCAAAAACCATTCTCAGGAGAAAAGAACTCTGTTTTCAATCTTGACACCAACCTCAGTGGATCTGTTTTCAACCATTTGGACAAGAGTTATGGAGTGCCTGGGGCGATTAGCTTCCCTTTTCCGGGAAAACAGGCTTCAACATTTCATGTTCCAATCGAGAATCATATCACTCGGCAGGAATATCAGTTTTCTGATCATCTGAAACTCTACGAACAGCAGCAGCAGCCGAAAGTAAGCCAGCCAGTGTCACTGCCTAAGCAGTTTCAAAGCCAATCTCTGTGGGAAGGTCGTTTTTTGGTGTGA